One Kitasatospora sp. NBC_01266 genomic window carries:
- a CDS encoding LysR family transcriptional regulator produces the protein MSEQLDLNLLRVFDALLQDGSVTAASERLHLSIPATSRALGRLRRAMGDPILVRAGRGMAPTPFALRTAPRVRSLLDEASALISADREVTAAELKRTFTIRINDGVAATLATAAVEATAALAPGVTLRFVAEGSESIEALRDGSIDLDIGVGDVAAPDIRTAALYRERLVGIVRADSPLGRHRRPTLAQLCQHPHVSASRRGRLRGPLDDALDAADLQRHVAAVVPTFAVAVLLVAASHYVGLVPQRLAEQHGRRLGIRWFPIPADLPELEVRLLWHARLDVDPAQRWLRDTMRGALC, from the coding sequence ATGTCCGAGCAACTCGACCTGAACCTGCTGCGCGTGTTCGACGCGCTCCTCCAGGACGGCAGCGTCACGGCGGCGTCCGAGCGCCTGCACCTGTCCATTCCGGCGACCAGCCGGGCGTTGGGCCGGCTGCGGCGCGCGATGGGCGATCCGATCCTGGTGCGGGCCGGCCGGGGGATGGCTCCCACACCGTTCGCGCTCCGCACCGCGCCGCGGGTGCGGTCGCTGCTCGACGAGGCGTCGGCACTGATCAGTGCGGACCGCGAGGTCACGGCCGCCGAACTCAAGCGCACGTTCACGATCCGGATCAACGACGGCGTCGCCGCGACCCTGGCGACGGCGGCGGTCGAGGCCACGGCCGCCCTCGCCCCGGGTGTGACCCTGCGCTTCGTCGCGGAGGGCAGCGAGAGCATCGAGGCGCTGCGCGACGGCTCGATCGATCTGGACATCGGCGTCGGCGACGTGGCGGCTCCCGACATCCGGACGGCTGCGCTGTACCGCGAACGACTGGTCGGCATCGTCCGCGCGGACAGCCCGCTGGGCCGTCACCGCCGGCCGACCCTGGCCCAACTCTGCCAGCATCCGCACGTCTCGGCCTCGCGCCGCGGACGCCTGCGCGGACCGCTCGACGACGCGCTGGACGCCGCCGACCTCCAGCGCCATGTCGCCGCCGTGGTGCCCACGTTCGCCGTCGCCGTGCTGCTGGTCGCCGCCAGCCACTACGTCGGGCTGGTCCCGCAGCGCCTCGCCGAGCAGCACGGCCGGCGCCTCGGCATCCGCTGGTTCCCGATCCCCGCCGACCTGCCGGAACTCGAGGTGCGCCTGCTCTGGCATGCCCGGCTCGATGTCGACCCGGCGCAGCGCTGGCTGCGCGACACGATGCGTGGCGCGCTCTGCTGA
- a CDS encoding SDR family NAD(P)-dependent oxidoreductase: MSSDFVVFGATGSTGGLVADRLIRRGASVVLAGRDPGRLAEAAERLAPGNPSVTTMTVDLDDHAAVSAMARAARVLVNAVGPFARLAPAVVTACLAAGTAYVDIANERAAVRALLDLDGEARERGVCLVTGAGFGLAATEALVLTLLAQGVRPSRVVVAAASGSLRESEGVRNTVAEAVADGATTYRGGELVRAPFGSGATDLSFGGAARQVVPAPVGDLEAARRISGAADVTAYLAMGGGGSPEQRSHSYAEFVDEAGRAHTAELSTVQGFVFSASIATETALRLLAGERPGAWTPCELLGVDLVTAVAGTTIEVSAPALLPGR; this comes from the coding sequence ATGTCCAGTGACTTCGTTGTGTTCGGCGCGACCGGCAGCACCGGCGGCCTGGTCGCCGACCGGCTCATCCGGCGCGGGGCGAGCGTGGTGCTCGCCGGCCGGGATCCGGGACGGCTGGCCGAGGCCGCCGAACGGCTCGCCCCCGGCAACCCGTCGGTGACCACCATGACGGTCGACCTCGACGATCACGCCGCCGTGTCCGCCATGGCCCGCGCGGCCCGGGTCCTGGTCAATGCCGTCGGCCCGTTCGCCCGGCTGGCACCCGCGGTGGTGACCGCCTGCCTCGCCGCCGGAACCGCCTACGTCGACATCGCCAACGAACGGGCCGCGGTGCGCGCCCTGCTCGACCTCGACGGCGAGGCCCGGGAGCGGGGCGTGTGCCTGGTCACCGGTGCCGGCTTCGGGCTGGCCGCCACCGAGGCGCTGGTGCTGACCCTGCTCGCCCAGGGTGTTCGCCCCTCCCGGGTGGTGGTCGCCGCCGCGTCCGGGAGCCTGCGCGAGAGCGAGGGCGTGCGGAACACGGTGGCCGAAGCCGTCGCGGACGGCGCCACCACGTACCGGGGTGGTGAGCTCGTCCGCGCTCCGTTCGGCTCGGGTGCCACCGACCTGTCCTTCGGCGGGGCCGCGCGCCAGGTGGTACCGGCGCCGGTGGGCGACCTGGAGGCAGCGCGACGGATCAGCGGGGCGGCCGACGTGACGGCCTACCTCGCGATGGGTGGCGGCGGCTCACCGGAGCAGCGCTCCCACAGCTACGCCGAGTTCGTCGACGAGGCGGGGCGCGCCCACACCGCCGAGCTGAGCACGGTGCAGGGGTTCGTGTTCAGCGCGTCGATCGCGACCGAGACGGCCCTGCGGCTGCTCGCCGGCGAGCGGCCGGGCGCGTGGACGCCGTGCGAGCTGCTCGGCGTCGACCTCGTCACGGCGGTGGCCGGCACGACCATCGAGGTCTCCGCTCCCGCGCTGCTGCCGGGACGGTGA
- a CDS encoding MarR family winged helix-turn-helix transcriptional regulator, producing MTSRDTRPDRVAQHELRYLILAAQREGSRRLGEALRHLGLTPAQAEVLDVLAAHGPITLAALGRMLVCEQGSPSRLVDSLVQRDLVSRTPHHQDKRAVLIELTRSGGSLATRLDEATDRLTDDIAGRLPAEDVDRLIGLLHALLDGTHGDHVIRRRFPAAPRPEK from the coding sequence GTGACGTCCCGCGACACCCGACCCGACCGGGTCGCCCAGCACGAACTGCGGTACCTGATCCTCGCGGCCCAGCGGGAAGGCAGCCGCCGGCTCGGCGAGGCCCTGCGCCATCTGGGGCTGACCCCCGCGCAGGCCGAAGTCCTCGACGTGCTGGCCGCCCACGGGCCGATCACGCTGGCCGCGCTCGGCCGGATGCTGGTCTGCGAGCAGGGCAGCCCGAGCCGACTGGTCGACTCGCTGGTCCAGCGGGACCTGGTCAGCCGCACCCCGCACCACCAGGACAAGCGCGCCGTGCTGATCGAACTCACCCGCTCGGGCGGCAGCCTGGCCACCCGGCTCGACGAGGCGACCGACCGGCTCACCGACGACATCGCCGGCAGGCTGCCCGCCGAGGACGTCGACCGGCTGATCGGCCTGCTGCACGCCCTGCTCGACGGCACCCACGGCGATCACGTCATCCGCAGGCGCTTCCCGGCCGCACCGCGACCCGAGAAGTGA
- a CDS encoding MFS transporter, with protein MPLNVLLHEHTSTPRERPSRPFSPRSLLAVMCACTVLVVGMVAAINLAVPMLAASALHPSASALIWIVDTYVIVFACLVIPGGAAGDRFGRKGVLLAGLLLFAVGALISATAPDLALLLAGRAITGVGAAAVLPNTLAVLLHAVPAERKGATIATWASMTGIGGVVGNVGGGAVLSSGSWRWLFAAAVPVALLLAALAGRVAPVSPRHDRRLDPLGTVLLVGASVALLLGIVQGPEAGWGSAVVVAGFACSAVLFATWTLVELKVEHPLLDPRLFRLPGLRSACLGMTAVFFGMFALFYVNASFLQYGKGFSVLRTGLGIIPLTVPIILGARRVGRLSQRIGLDATLALAFGFVGCGLLGLSTSGIRTPYLDYAAWLVVTGVGVTLALPTLSGAIAGSLPPAQAGVGAGLQSTTREFGSALGVAVIGTVLTARFAAALPPDIRADHDPHTVAQALATTTPGRAHEVVTAFVSGTDLGLRVIGVSVLVLGGFVVLQSLLSRKITAGDRAGRR; from the coding sequence ATGCCCCTCAACGTCCTGCTCCACGAACACACTTCGACGCCGCGCGAGCGGCCGTCCCGCCCGTTCTCCCCACGCAGCCTGCTGGCGGTCATGTGCGCCTGCACCGTGCTCGTCGTCGGCATGGTCGCCGCGATCAACCTCGCCGTCCCGATGCTCGCCGCCAGCGCGCTGCACCCGTCCGCGTCGGCCCTGATCTGGATCGTCGACACCTATGTGATCGTCTTCGCCTGCCTGGTGATCCCCGGCGGAGCCGCGGGCGACCGCTTCGGCCGCAAGGGCGTCCTGCTCGCCGGCCTGCTGCTGTTCGCGGTGGGCGCGCTGATCTCGGCGACCGCTCCGGACCTGGCCCTGCTGCTCGCCGGCCGGGCGATCACGGGCGTCGGCGCCGCGGCCGTGCTGCCCAACACGCTGGCCGTCCTGCTGCACGCCGTACCCGCCGAACGCAAGGGCGCGACGATCGCGACCTGGGCATCGATGACGGGCATCGGCGGAGTCGTCGGCAACGTCGGCGGCGGGGCGGTCCTGTCGAGCGGATCATGGCGCTGGCTGTTCGCCGCCGCCGTCCCGGTCGCACTGCTGCTCGCCGCGCTGGCCGGACGGGTCGCGCCGGTGTCGCCGCGGCACGACCGCCGCCTCGACCCGCTGGGCACGGTGCTGCTCGTCGGCGCCTCGGTCGCACTGCTGCTGGGCATCGTCCAGGGCCCGGAGGCGGGCTGGGGCAGCGCGGTCGTCGTGGCCGGATTCGCCTGCTCCGCCGTGCTGTTCGCGACCTGGACGCTCGTCGAGCTGAAGGTCGAGCACCCGCTGCTCGATCCCCGGCTGTTCCGCCTGCCGGGCCTGCGCAGCGCCTGCCTCGGCATGACAGCGGTCTTCTTCGGCATGTTCGCGCTGTTCTACGTCAACGCGTCGTTCCTGCAGTACGGCAAGGGCTTCAGCGTGCTGCGGACCGGGCTCGGGATCATCCCGCTGACCGTCCCGATCATCCTCGGCGCACGGCGGGTCGGCCGCCTGTCCCAGCGCATCGGCCTCGATGCCACCCTCGCGCTCGCCTTCGGGTTCGTCGGCTGCGGACTGCTGGGACTCTCCACCAGCGGCATCCGGACGCCCTACCTCGACTACGCCGCCTGGCTCGTGGTGACCGGAGTCGGCGTGACGCTGGCGCTGCCCACGCTCTCCGGCGCCATCGCGGGCTCACTGCCGCCGGCCCAGGCCGGGGTGGGAGCCGGACTGCAGTCCACCACCAGGGAGTTCGGCAGCGCCCTCGGCGTCGCCGTCATCGGCACGGTGCTCACCGCACGGTTCGCCGCCGCGCTGCCCCCGGACATCCGGGCCGACCACGATCCGCACACCGTGGCCCAGGCACTCGCCACCACCACCCCCGGTCGCGCCCACGAGGTCGTCACGGCGTTCGTCTCGGGCACGGACCTCGGGCTGCGGGTGATCGGCGTGTCCGTGCTCGTCCTCGGCGGGTTCGTGGTGCTGCAGTCACTGCTCTCCCGAAAGATCACCGCGGGTGACCGCGCAGGTCGCCGGTAA
- a CDS encoding AMP-binding protein, whose translation MTTTTQEFQNYVERNLDALAERPEQEALVHGERRLTAGELRDLVYRMARALQARGIGRGRTVTLLSGNVPEVIAARYAANLLGCQVNHLYNKLSADAQAAIVLDVETHALIVDPRYAERAAELTAQAKVEHVLVLGPTAEGEDLLALAAQQSAQPFPSPARPEDVCSIRHTGGTTGHPKGICATFEQLVGFRRQLTEIQRETHRQLVCTTLAHAAGHLADFTLSQGGTVVLLDDFEPGEVLAAIERERITGLFLLPPLLYQLLDHPDLAARDTSSLQNLVYGGCQASPARLADAVRRLGPVLFQFYGQNEAGGISALAAEDHDPDRPDRLRSAGQVLPGVELAIRDESGRDLPVGELGEICVRSGSVMLGYWKQPELTAEVLRDGWLRTGDLGRLDEDGYLTVVDRLKDMIIVVGGHVYTTELEDVLNSHPQVQQSAVFGVPDADRMEQVHAVVVPVPGGHVDEQQLRELVRGERGAMYEPARITFVGELPLTDVGKPDKKLLRRNAEAAQA comes from the coding sequence ATGACCACCACCACGCAGGAATTCCAGAACTACGTCGAGCGGAACCTCGACGCGCTGGCGGAGCGGCCCGAGCAGGAGGCCCTCGTCCACGGGGAGCGGCGCTTGACCGCGGGAGAACTCCGCGACCTCGTCTACCGGATGGCCCGCGCCCTGCAAGCACGGGGAATCGGCCGCGGCCGGACCGTCACCCTGCTGAGCGGGAACGTGCCGGAGGTGATCGCCGCACGCTATGCGGCCAATCTGCTCGGCTGCCAGGTCAACCACCTGTACAACAAGCTCTCGGCGGACGCGCAGGCCGCGATCGTGCTGGACGTCGAGACCCACGCGCTGATCGTCGACCCCCGGTACGCCGAGCGGGCCGCCGAACTGACCGCCCAGGCCAAGGTGGAGCACGTCCTGGTGCTCGGGCCCACCGCCGAGGGCGAGGACCTGCTGGCCCTGGCCGCGCAGCAGAGCGCACAACCGTTCCCGAGTCCGGCTCGGCCCGAGGACGTCTGCTCGATCCGCCACACCGGCGGCACCACCGGACACCCCAAGGGGATCTGCGCCACCTTCGAGCAGTTGGTCGGCTTCCGGCGCCAGCTCACCGAGATCCAGCGGGAGACGCACCGTCAACTGGTGTGCACCACGCTCGCCCACGCGGCCGGCCACCTCGCCGACTTCACCCTCTCCCAGGGCGGCACCGTGGTGCTGCTGGACGACTTCGAGCCCGGCGAGGTGCTGGCCGCCATCGAGCGGGAGCGGATCACCGGACTCTTCCTGCTCCCGCCCCTGCTCTACCAGTTGCTGGACCACCCCGACCTGGCCGCTCGCGACACCTCCAGCCTGCAGAACCTGGTCTACGGCGGCTGCCAGGCCTCCCCGGCCCGGCTGGCCGACGCGGTCCGGCGGCTCGGCCCGGTGCTGTTCCAGTTCTACGGCCAGAACGAGGCGGGCGGCATCAGCGCCCTGGCCGCCGAGGACCACGACCCCGACCGTCCGGACCGCCTGCGCTCCGCCGGACAGGTGCTGCCCGGCGTCGAGTTGGCGATCCGTGACGAGTCGGGCCGCGACCTGCCGGTCGGCGAACTCGGCGAGATCTGCGTGCGGTCCGGCAGCGTCATGCTGGGCTACTGGAAGCAGCCGGAGCTGACCGCCGAGGTGCTGCGGGACGGCTGGCTGCGCACCGGTGACCTCGGCCGGCTGGACGAGGACGGCTACCTCACGGTCGTCGACCGGCTGAAGGACATGATCATCGTGGTGGGTGGCCACGTCTACACCACCGAGCTGGAGGACGTGCTCAACTCCCACCCGCAGGTCCAGCAGAGCGCCGTCTTCGGGGTGCCCGACGCCGACCGCATGGAGCAGGTGCACGCCGTCGTCGTTCCGGTGCCCGGCGGCCACGTCGACGAGCAGCAGCTGCGCGAACTGGTGCGCGGCGAACGGGGCGCGATGTACGAGCCGGCCCGGATCACCTTCGTCGGCGAGCTGCCGCTGACCGACGTCGGCAAGCCGGACAAGAAGCTGCTGCGCCGCAACGCCGAGGCCGCGCAGGCCTGA
- a CDS encoding phosphodiester glycosidase family protein — translation MSRGMSRRQGALVGLLAVLAPFGLGAAPYGATGHLGLPLGSGGLPETRTVQQIAPGVSLTTIVRGKVSPADHWTVDVAVPTGVVPPTLDPDTPASVLGSRANADAIAAKLTAAGYAPTVSEQDSPAFQGFAGGPQGYVVRVGAFADQPSATALAGALATLGYATSTVYTGMDNTQTEGPWVLHELVIDPHTFKGSVEESHGGTMTGRRTTTQLATAAGALAAVNGGFFVISPADGTPGESAGMVVENGKVLREGTDGRVAAILRDGGRNVQFAELTTHLTVSVGGTQHAIQGLNRPAGLIRDCGHPGDQPTSLPLMDVTCTNPNESVMLTPEFGAAPPAGPGEQAVIGANGRVVSIGARDGAAVPAGDSVLQAIGTQASWLTGALKVGQQVTLHTRVTDEHDRPVTFGPHDSVVNGGPQLLDSGRESINPVADGVAHPGDPSYFYGWGIRRNPRTVIGRDRQGRVVLLEADGREPGYSQGLTLDEEAKALKSLGVVAAMNLDGGGSSAMYVAGGLVSKPSDATGERPVGDAVVVVPAAPAGRG, via the coding sequence ATGTCCAGAGGTATGTCGCGGCGCCAGGGCGCACTCGTCGGGCTGCTGGCGGTGCTCGCCCCCTTCGGTCTCGGTGCGGCACCGTACGGCGCCACCGGCCACCTGGGGCTGCCGCTGGGCTCCGGCGGCCTGCCGGAGACCCGCACCGTGCAGCAGATCGCCCCGGGGGTGAGCCTCACCACGATCGTGCGGGGCAAGGTCTCCCCGGCCGACCACTGGACCGTGGACGTGGCGGTTCCCACCGGCGTGGTGCCGCCCACCCTGGACCCCGACACCCCCGCATCGGTGCTGGGCAGCCGGGCCAACGCCGACGCGATCGCCGCGAAGCTGACCGCCGCCGGTTACGCCCCGACGGTCAGTGAGCAGGACAGCCCGGCCTTCCAGGGCTTCGCCGGCGGCCCCCAGGGCTACGTGGTGCGCGTCGGCGCTTTCGCTGACCAGCCCTCGGCCACCGCGCTGGCGGGCGCCCTGGCGACGCTCGGCTACGCCACCTCCACGGTCTACACCGGCATGGACAACACCCAGACCGAGGGTCCCTGGGTGCTGCACGAGCTGGTGATCGACCCGCACACGTTCAAGGGCTCCGTCGAGGAGTCCCACGGCGGCACCATGACCGGTCGCCGCACCACCACCCAACTGGCCACCGCGGCGGGCGCGCTGGCGGCCGTCAACGGCGGCTTCTTCGTGATCAGCCCGGCCGACGGTACGCCCGGCGAGTCGGCGGGCATGGTGGTGGAGAACGGCAAGGTGCTGCGCGAGGGCACCGACGGCCGGGTCGCGGCGATCCTGCGCGACGGCGGCAGGAACGTGCAGTTCGCCGAGTTGACCACGCACCTGACGGTCTCGGTCGGCGGCACCCAGCACGCCATCCAGGGCCTGAACCGCCCCGCCGGACTGATCCGGGACTGCGGCCACCCGGGGGACCAGCCCACCAGCCTCCCGCTGATGGACGTCACCTGCACCAATCCGAACGAGTCCGTCATGCTCACCCCGGAGTTCGGCGCCGCCCCGCCGGCCGGGCCGGGCGAGCAGGCGGTCATCGGCGCGAACGGCCGGGTGGTCTCGATCGGCGCCCGCGACGGCGCCGCGGTGCCGGCCGGCGATTCGGTGCTGCAGGCCATCGGCACCCAGGCGAGCTGGCTCACCGGCGCCCTGAAGGTCGGTCAGCAGGTCACCCTGCACACCCGGGTGACCGACGAGCACGACCGCCCGGTCACCTTCGGCCCGCACGACTCGGTGGTCAACGGCGGCCCGCAGCTGCTGGACAGCGGCCGTGAGTCCATCAATCCGGTGGCCGACGGCGTGGCGCACCCGGGCGACCCGTCCTACTTCTACGGCTGGGGCATCCGCCGCAACCCGCGCACCGTGATCGGCAGGGACCGGCAGGGCCGCGTCGTGCTGCTGGAGGCCGACGGCCGCGAGCCCGGCTACAGCCAGGGCCTGACCCTGGACGAGGAGGCCAAGGCCCTCAAGTCGCTCGGTGTGGTCGCGGCCATGAACCTCGACGGCGGCGGCTCCTCGGCCATGTACGTCGCGGGCGGCCTGGTCAGCAAGCCCTCCGACGCCACGGGTGAGCGCCCGGTGGGCGACGCCGTCGTGGTCGTCCCCGCCGCCCCGGCCGGGCGCGGCTGA
- a CDS encoding antitoxin, translated as MTMLDKLKGLLKGHEDQAQRGVEKAGDAFDAKTGNKYQGQVDTAQQKINEQLGSDNPQDHPPQS; from the coding sequence ATGACGATGCTCGACAAGCTCAAGGGCCTGCTCAAGGGCCACGAGGACCAGGCGCAGCGAGGCGTCGAGAAGGCCGGCGACGCGTTCGACGCCAAGACCGGGAACAAGTACCAGGGCCAGGTCGACACGGCCCAGCAGAAGATCAACGAGCAACTGGGCAGCGACAACCCGCAGGACCACCCGCCGCAGTCCTGA
- a CDS encoding alpha/beta hydrolase has protein sequence MRTEVEFRSGGHVLRGWLEQPADRTGPVPVVVMTHGFGGVKEWLAEASARMAAAGFAVLAYDHPHFGTSDGLPRQHIDPTAQVHGYRDAISYVQSRPDLDASRVAVWGTSLAGAVVLVVGAVDPRVRAVIAQIPMLQPWTTLRRMIPQAELDSLLAALSADRSGRCAGRPAAVIPIAGDGPGAALPDQGVRDHLVERAADSATFRNEVTLAGIDALLEFAPEAFVERIGPRPLLMTVADADTLCPTDLALAAFAAAREPKSLQLIPGGHHSVYRDQFEPAINGQIEFLRTHLATPPRQKDCDHVQ, from the coding sequence GTGCGCACTGAAGTGGAGTTCCGCAGTGGCGGACACGTCCTGCGTGGCTGGCTCGAACAGCCCGCCGACCGCACCGGTCCGGTGCCTGTCGTGGTGATGACCCACGGCTTCGGCGGCGTCAAGGAGTGGCTCGCCGAGGCGTCCGCGCGGATGGCCGCCGCGGGGTTCGCCGTCCTCGCCTACGACCACCCGCACTTCGGCACCAGCGACGGTCTGCCCCGCCAGCACATCGACCCGACCGCGCAGGTGCACGGGTACCGCGACGCCATCTCCTACGTGCAGAGCCGCCCCGACCTCGACGCCTCCCGGGTCGCCGTGTGGGGCACCAGCCTGGCCGGGGCCGTCGTCCTGGTCGTGGGCGCGGTCGACCCGCGGGTGCGCGCGGTCATCGCCCAGATCCCGATGCTCCAACCGTGGACGACGCTGCGGCGGATGATCCCGCAGGCCGAGCTGGACTCCCTGCTGGCCGCGCTGTCCGCCGACCGGAGCGGGCGCTGCGCCGGACGGCCCGCCGCGGTGATCCCGATCGCCGGCGACGGGCCGGGGGCGGCGCTGCCCGACCAGGGCGTCCGCGACCACCTCGTCGAGCGTGCGGCCGACTCCGCGACGTTTCGCAACGAGGTCACCCTGGCCGGCATCGACGCGCTGCTGGAGTTCGCCCCGGAGGCGTTCGTCGAACGGATCGGCCCGCGCCCGCTGTTGATGACCGTGGCCGACGCCGACACCCTGTGCCCCACGGATCTCGCGCTCGCCGCGTTCGCCGCCGCCCGGGAACCCAAGAGCCTGCAGCTGATTCCCGGCGGCCACCACAGCGTCTACCGGGACCAGTTCGAACCCGCCATCAACGGCCAGATCGAGTTCCTGCGGACCCACCTGGCCACGCCACCTCGGCAGAAGGATTGTGATCATGTCCAGTGA
- a CDS encoding FAD-dependent oxidoreductase, translating into MGKRTPMTGDRWGKAVVIGGGYAGLVTARVLSDYFGEVVILERDPVDDETGVHPHTPQAHHAHAMLAKGAEILETLFPGLRAELRDLGAPVFDYGERISFLQPAGFAPRCRTGVLVQTFTRHELERRLRQRVLALSGVTLLASARCEGLLMEQPGAVSGVVYRVDGSAEPTRLAADLVVDASGRAGGLDRWLGDLGLPVPGKRVVKTKITYTSMNFARPEQDRTDFDVAYQMTFAPGIARGGVILAVEHDRWTCSLFGFEDQAPPTDDQGYLDFARSLTNPRLAELIERRSNPEPTRQYVNVNNRWSEYHKAKAWPERLLAVGDSVCVFNPVYGQGLTVAALEADLLRGMLTAARSDGTELDGLSRTFQRRLARLLLVPWTLSSNSDLMWSPQGRPLSARVAHWYNQQVFAVSVHDPEVWSRFARVANMVAPPGVLFHPSVLVKVIGAALFRRRAASPTADPGGSVPEVLQQPGGSGG; encoded by the coding sequence GTGGGGAAGCGAACGCCGATGACAGGCGACCGCTGGGGGAAGGCCGTGGTCATCGGCGGCGGGTACGCCGGTCTGGTGACGGCCCGGGTGCTGAGCGACTACTTCGGCGAAGTCGTCATCCTGGAGCGGGATCCGGTGGACGACGAGACCGGCGTCCACCCGCACACGCCGCAGGCCCACCACGCGCACGCCATGCTGGCCAAGGGCGCGGAGATCCTGGAGACGCTCTTCCCCGGGCTGCGCGCCGAGTTGCGCGACCTCGGTGCGCCGGTCTTCGACTACGGGGAGCGCATCAGCTTCCTCCAGCCCGCCGGCTTCGCCCCGCGGTGCCGGACCGGAGTGCTGGTCCAGACGTTCACCCGGCACGAGCTGGAACGCCGGCTGCGGCAGCGGGTGTTGGCGCTGTCCGGCGTGACGCTGCTGGCCTCGGCGCGGTGCGAGGGGCTGCTGATGGAGCAACCCGGGGCGGTCAGCGGGGTGGTGTACCGCGTGGACGGTTCCGCGGAGCCCACCCGGCTGGCGGCGGACCTGGTGGTGGACGCCTCGGGGCGGGCCGGCGGCCTGGACCGCTGGCTCGGCGACCTGGGTCTGCCCGTACCAGGCAAGCGCGTCGTGAAGACGAAGATCACGTACACCTCGATGAACTTCGCCCGGCCCGAGCAGGACCGTACGGACTTCGACGTCGCCTACCAGATGACGTTCGCGCCCGGCATCGCCCGGGGCGGCGTCATCCTGGCCGTCGAGCACGACCGCTGGACGTGCTCGCTGTTCGGCTTCGAGGACCAGGCGCCGCCGACCGACGACCAGGGCTATCTGGACTTCGCCCGGAGCCTGACGAACCCTCGGCTGGCCGAGCTGATCGAGCGGCGCAGCAACCCGGAACCCACCCGCCAGTACGTCAACGTCAACAACCGGTGGAGCGAGTACCACAAGGCCAAAGCCTGGCCGGAGCGCCTGCTCGCGGTCGGCGACTCGGTCTGCGTGTTCAACCCGGTGTACGGGCAGGGGCTGACCGTGGCGGCGCTGGAAGCCGATCTCCTGCGCGGCATGCTGACCGCGGCCCGCTCGGACGGGACGGAACTCGACGGGCTGAGCCGCACGTTCCAGCGTCGCCTCGCACGCCTCCTGCTGGTCCCGTGGACCCTGTCGAGCAACTCCGACCTCATGTGGAGCCCGCAGGGCCGGCCGCTCTCGGCCCGGGTCGCCCACTGGTACAACCAGCAGGTGTTCGCGGTCTCCGTGCACGACCCGGAGGTCTGGTCCCGCTTCGCCAGGGTCGCCAACATGGTGGCCCCGCCCGGCGTGCTCTTCCACCCCTCGGTACTGGTGAAGGTCATCGGCGCGGCGCTGTTCCGGCGCCGCGCCGCCTCGCCGACGGCCGACCCGGGCGGCTCCGTGCCGGAGGTGCTCCAGCAGCCAGGAGGTTCCGGTGGGTGA
- a CDS encoding SDR family oxidoreductase — protein sequence MQVFVTGATGWIGSAIVDRLLEAGHKVTGLARSDASAALLEAKGAQVRRGDLDDLDSLRAGATDADAVVHLANKHDFANPAVSNRAERGAVQAIGDALAGSHRPFVLASALAFLAPGRLATEQDRSPFHGIDSLRGGSENLALELVAQGVNTVVARFAPTVHGEGDHGFVAALVATARAKGASAYLGDGTTRWAAVHRGDAGRLVRLALDQRVPAGTVLHATAETGIPTRDLAEAIGRGLGLPVVSVPADQAGEHFGWLSKFCGADMAATSDATRALLDWAPSGPTLFEDLDSGCYYR from the coding sequence ATGCAGGTATTCGTCACCGGAGCGACCGGCTGGATCGGCTCGGCCATCGTCGACCGACTGCTCGAGGCCGGGCACAAGGTCACCGGCCTCGCCCGCTCGGACGCCTCCGCCGCCCTGCTCGAGGCCAAGGGCGCCCAGGTCCGGCGCGGCGACCTCGACGATCTCGACAGCCTCCGGGCGGGCGCCACCGACGCCGATGCGGTGGTCCACCTGGCCAACAAGCACGACTTCGCCAACCCGGCCGTGAGCAACCGGGCCGAGCGGGGCGCCGTGCAGGCCATCGGCGACGCCCTCGCGGGCTCCCACCGGCCGTTCGTGCTCGCCTCCGCCCTGGCCTTCCTGGCACCCGGCCGGCTGGCCACCGAGCAGGACCGATCCCCGTTCCACGGCATCGACTCCCTGCGCGGCGGCAGCGAGAACCTCGCGCTCGAGCTCGTGGCACAGGGTGTCAACACGGTCGTCGCGCGTTTCGCCCCCACCGTGCACGGCGAGGGCGACCACGGCTTCGTGGCCGCCCTGGTGGCGACGGCCCGCGCCAAGGGCGCCTCGGCCTACCTCGGCGACGGAACCACCCGCTGGGCGGCCGTCCACCGCGGCGACGCCGGACGCCTGGTGCGCCTCGCCCTCGACCAGCGGGTCCCGGCCGGCACCGTCCTGCACGCCACCGCCGAGACCGGGATCCCGACCCGCGACCTCGCCGAGGCCATCGGCCGCGGACTGGGCCTGCCCGTCGTCTCCGTCCCGGCCGACCAGGCCGGCGAGCACTTCGGCTGGCTGAGCAAGTTCTGCGGAGCGGACATGGCCGCCACCAGTGACGCCACCCGCGCGCTGCTCGACTGGGCGCCGAGCGGCCCCACCCTGTTCGAGGACCTCGACAGCGGCTGCTACTACCGCTGA